The sequence TTTTCGATACTGTATCTGATTTAATTTCTCCTACTTTTACAATAAAAGAGATTAATTTACCTCGACGCCATATATCTATATTTGCAGAAACTCCTGGATTTGTTTGACCTACTAAACGAGGTAAATCAGATAATTTTTTAATTTCTAAATTATTAAATGTTAAAATTACATCACCTGGTTGTATACCAACTTGATCTGCAGGGCTTCCTCTTTCTACAAAACTTACTAAAGCACCTCCAAATCTAGGTAACTCTATTGCTTCTGCAACCTCTTTACTTATTTCACTAACTTGAACTCCAATCTTACCTCTCACTACTTTACCTGTTTTCCTTATTTGATCTGCAACGCGCATAGCTTCATCGATTGGAATTGATAACGATATACCCATAAAACCACCATTACGTGAAATAATTTGTGAATTGATACCAACAACTTCACCATTTAAATTCAATAATGGACCTCCAGAGTTACCAGGATTAACTGCTACATCAGTCTGTATAAAAGACAAATAATCGCCAGTATCGCGCCCTATAGCACTAACTATTCCTGCAGTAACAGTAAAATCTAAACCAAAAGGAGAACCTATAGCTAAAACCCATTGCCCTTTCTTTAAGATATTTGAATTACCAATTTTTAATGGATTAGATTTTTTTATATTAATTTTTATTAATGCTATATCTGTACGATCATCAGAACCAACTACAGTAGCTTTAAACTCACGTCCATCATATAAAGTTACTAAAATTTCATTTGCATCAACAATAACATGATTATTAGTTAATATATATCCATCGTTTGATATAAAAAATCCAGATCCTAAACCTTTAGGTATAGATTTTTCTTCTTGTTGTGGTTGTATATACTGGTTATCAGGAATTGGAATATTATTAGGAAAATTAGGACCAAAAAACCAACGAAACATTTCATAAGGATCATTATACAATAAATTTGTCTCTTTATTAGTTTTAGTAATAGTACGTATATTTACGACTGATGAATCAACTTTCTCAACAATACTAGTAAAATCTAATGGTATAGCACTATTAATTTCTTTACTTTTAGATTCATTATTTATATTACTAGCTAATACTAAATTATTAGTAATAAAAAAAATAGCTGTAAACAATATAAATAATATTTTATATTTTATAAATCCATAGTAATTATTACAATTATGCATTTAATAATTCCTTAGCATAGTATTTAGTTCATATATTTAATTTTATTAAAAAATAAAATACAACATAATAAAATAATATAATATTTTATAAAAATATTATATTACACTTAATATATATAATTTTTATATTTTAGAAAAAATGATAGTACCATTAGTTCCGCCAAAATCAAAAAAATTAGCATTAACTGACTGTATATTCATTGAGCTAACTGCATTAGAATAATAATCATTACTAAAATTTATATATTTATATTATAGGGAAATATTTTATTAAAAATAGAAAAAGCTAAAAACATTTCTTAAACATATCCCTTTGTACTTAATACATTACCAATCATAGATTTTGTGAAACTTAAAAATAAAACATATGCATAACTACCAAATGCTATTTTTATAAAATAAATTTCATTTTTATAATAAATTTTATTAGATGTATCATGAACAGTTATAAAATTAATTTGATTTATATTAATTTTAGCATTTTTCATAGAATAATCTTATTTATTAGGATAATTAATATGATAAAAATATATCTTAACAATTAATAATATCTTTTTATTTCAATTTTTTAGCATGATGATATTATTCTAATAATAAAATTTATTCATCATCTCCTATAAAAAACAAATTTCATGAACAAGAGGTTGTTAATAAATTTTCGTTATGTATAGACAATTTTCTTATAGCAGAAAAAAAATACCAATACCTAAATGTAATATATTGGATTCAGAACTGCCTGTCATTACATCTAAGTCAAAATATTCGACCAATTGACTAAAATTATAAATATGATACAACTATGTGATATAAGCTTAGACAATAATAAAATAAGTAAAATATCTAATGCTATATTTAATATAAATATGATCTAAATTAATAAACACACTAGTTATAAAAAGGAATTTTTTAATGATTTCTTTTTTAAATTATTTGTATCTTTTTTATTTTGGATAAACAAATGATTTTAGACTAAATAATAACTCCTATTTTATTTGATTGATCATTAATTTTAATAATCTTCTTTTATTAACAAGGATTAAGTAATAGCTCATAATACATAAATATATCCATCTATATTAACTTTTTTTAAGGTAATATATATGAAAATAAATTTCAAATTTTTTACTTTTTTAGCTATTTGCTATTTTATATTAAAAGTATCAAAATGAGACATTTTATTGATTTTTATAACCATTTATTATGAAAGATACGGCATATTTTTTCACATAATAGTGCTACAAACATAAATAATCATCAATATTGTTTATTAAAATTATTTTTTAGATTTTATATAATCAACTGCTTGTTGTACAGTAGTAATTTTTTCTGCATCTTCATCAGATATCTCTATTTCAAATGCATCTTCTAATCCCATAACTAATTCAACCATATCTAACGAATCAGCTCCTAGATCTTCTACAAAAGAAAATTCTTTCTTAATTTCATTTTTATTAATACCTAGCTGTTCAGCAACAATATTATTAATTCGCTGCTCAATACTTTCCATTTATTCCTCCAAATTATTCAATTTTATTAATTATATTAAATATATCAAAATAAAATTATACTTGCTATCAAAATAATAATTAGAAGAATAGATAATTATTATCTATTCTAACAATATTGATATGATATATATCATACTACCATTAATTTATAATGTATTACCTGTAATATAATTAGCATTATTGGTATCTAAAAAATCTACTAATTTATAATGATTTAGTAATTTTTATAGTTAAATTAAATTTCTTGAAAATTATTTGATATAGATTATACTTATTTAGCATTTTAATCATATTTATAATATAAGAGCAATATAATTGTTATATGTCTACTAATCACTTAGCAAATGATTTATATATATCAATTAAAAATTTTATTGAAGCAAAAAGACTTCAATAAAAATTATTATTAAAGAAATATTTATAATTTTTTTAAATCATGTTTTTTGAGATTATTTTAGATAGAAATATTGATGATAAATTTATATTTAAAATATTGTTATATTTTTCACAAGATATATTTAAAAAATAAAATTGGACACAATAGCCAGTGTTATTGAGAATATTTAATATTTTTCTCTATTTCAGATTTAGCTTAATCTATTATTCAACTTACTTTAAATAATTTTAATGCTACAGAATCCAAAAGCTTTAGTTACTAAAGCTTTTTTTACTTTTTAATCGATATATTAATCATTAAGAATTGCTGAAATTTTATTTAGAGATTATGAATCTTTAGATAAAAATATAATATTTTAGTAATTCTATTTAGTTACAATTTCATAATATAAGTAATACATTTTTTTAGCATTATTTATTAAATCGTTTTTATGATGTAGCATTTTTAATAGTATTAATATTATCTTAAAATCATTGATTTTCATATAATAAATATTCAATGTTTTTAACATATTAACAATTTTTTGAAAAGATATAACAATCATAATAACTCAAATTTTATTAGTATGATTATTTGTTATATTAAAACCTAAATTCAATAGTATTGAACTAATTTTTAATAAAAAAATAAAGTTATAAAAAATTGTGAGTTTGATTTTAATAAAAATTTTTTAATAGAAATATATGTTTTACCATAATTATAAAAATAATGATTATTTTGTGAAAAATTTTCAGCAATTTTCATATAAAAATTTTACAAAATAGATATTTTATAAATATTTTTTTATAATACAAATTGTTTTCAATATATAAATTAAATTTATTTAAAATAGTTTTTACAATATAAAAACAATATTAATCGTTAATAACATATATGTCTAAATTAAAAACTATATAATTAATTTAGACATTTTACAATATTAAGTTTAGGCTCATGTTTTATAGTAGTTAAAATTTTTTTTCTATAATTTTACGTCCTTTATATAATCCGTTTGGACTAATATGATGACGCAAATGTAATTCTCCAGTTTTAGAATCTATAGATAATGCTTGAATTTTCAAATTATCATGAGAACGATGCATACCTCTTTTAGATGGTGATTTTTTGTTTTGTTGTACAGCCATTTAAAACTCCTAAATTCAAATAGTAGATAAATACCAATTTTAATAATATATAATCTTACTAAATTATGTATTATTAAAAAATTTAATTACATATATATAAAATATAATATTTTAATTAAAATTATACATTAAGATAATATCTATAACTAATATATTTAATATAATAATGAACAAATCTCAATATAAATTAATTTTAGCTTCTAGTTCCCAATATAGATTTAATTTGTTAAAAAAATTAAATCTTAACTTTGAAGTAATATTACCAAATGTAGATGAATCTGCTTTTTACCACCCATCACCTAAAAAATTATCATTAATATTATCTATTGCTAAAGCTCATTCTGTTCAAAAAAAATTATCAAATGAACAAATTATAATTGGTTCTGACCAAGTTGGAGTTTGTGATGGTAAAATCATAGGTAAATCATATGATTTTGATAAAGCTGTATCACAATTAAAATTTTTATCAAACAAAATATTAAGATTTTACACATCTGTTACTGTCATACGTGGTAAATTGCAAAAATCTGGAACAGTTATGACAAAATGTAAAATAAAAAAATTAACTACTGAAGAAATAGAAAAATACCTAAAAATAGATAATCCTTATGATGTAGCAGGAAGCATAAAAACTGAAAGTTTAGGTATAGTTCTGATTGATAAAATAGAAAGTAATGATCCTACTGCAGTATTAGGCCTTCCAATGATTAAATTAATAAAAATATTAAGTAATTTCAACATTAGGGCTATTTAATTAATATGAAAAGCATTATTCATTTAATTCCAATGAGTATTAGTCATTTACCACCTGAATATTGGATGCCAAAAAAAACTAGAAATTTAATATCAACAATAGAACATTTTATTGTTGAAAAACCTAAAACTGCTAGAGCATTACTTAAATCAATTGGTATAATGAAAAATATACATGATATAAATATATACAATATAAATGACTTTATTGAATATCAAAAAATTAAACAATTTCTAAACAATTTAAAATTTCATAATATTGGGTTAATTTCAGAAGCAGGATGTCCAGCTATAGCTGACCCAGGATCTTTAATCATATCAGTAGCACATTCTATGAATTTTATAATCAAGCCACATGTAGGTCCTTCTTCTATAATACTTGGACTAATGTCTAGTGGTATGAATGGTCAAAATTTTTGTTTTAGAGGATACCCTCCTATAAAATCAGATATTAGAATTAAAACTTTATTAAATTGGGAAAAAGAGTCTAAATTGAATAATCAAACTCAAATTTTTATAGAAACACCATACAGAAACGAATCCATATTTAAAACAATGATTGATATCTTAAAAGAAGATACTAAACTGTGTATAGCCCGCTATATACTTTCAGAAAATGAATATATAAAAACTAAATCTATAAAAGAATGGAAAAATGATTATGAGCAAATAGTTTTAAATAAAATGCCTGTAATTTTTTTATTTATGTCTAATTAGAATATTTATTTGATAAATTTACTATATTCTTCTGGAAGAGGTGCTATTAATTCTATTTTTTTTTCAGAAATTGGATGAGTAAAACAAATTTTATTTGCATGCAAATATAATCTTTTGCTAATTTTATCTGATTCATATTTATTATATTTATCATCTCCTATAATTGGAAAACCTAAATGAGACAAATGTACTCTGATTTGATGAGTACGTCCTGTACATAGTTCAATATCAAGTATGCTATAGTCTTTATAAGACTTTCTTAAATTCACTATTGTATGAGAAAATTTTCCTTCATGATCTACTTTTACTCTTCTTTCTCCTGTTTTGGTAAGCCATTTTGATAATTTCAATTTAATATGTTGTCTTTTATTTACCCAATTACCATTTACAATAGCAACATAATATTTTTTAATATAATTTTCTCTAAATAACTCATGTATTTTTAAAAGAAAACTACGCTTCTTGGCAATCATAACTATTCCAGAAGTATCTCTATCTATGCGATGACATAATTCTAAAAATTTATATTGACAATAAAACGATCGTAATTGTTCTATAAGTCCTATTTTTATACCACTACCTCCATGTACTGCTAATCCAGAAGGTTTATTTATCACTAATAAATATTCATCTTCATAAATAGTATTAGGTAAATTCTTATTTTCTAAAACAACATAATTATTTATTTTAGATAGATTAATTGTACTTTTGATTGGAGGAATTCTTATAATATCATTTGTTTGAATTTTATAAGTATTAGAAATTCTAGATTTATTTACCCTAACTTCACCTGATCTTATAGCTTTATATATTCTTGCTTTAGGTATATTTTTTAATTTATTAAATAAAAAATTATCTATTCTTTGATTTTGATATTCTATATCAACTATTTTATAAGAAACATTACTATCAGATTGAACATTTTTCATATATAGATTCATTATAAAATTTACATGATTTTTTTAAAATTAAAAATTTTTTTAATTATTTAAAATAAATAACACTTATTAGATATCACAATATTATAATATTTAACTTCTACAATGTGTTATTATATAAGTAATAATAACAGAATAACTAAATTAAAATTTTAATATTTGGATGTTAAATGTGTTGACATTCATATACAAAAATAGAATAAATCAACATCATGTTTAATAATAACTAATTAAAATTATAAAATAAATACAAATTAATCAGTATTTATGAATTAGATTTATACATTTTTGTTGTTTGTTCTCAAAATAAATTATTGCTTAAAATTTAATCAATAAAATTGATAAGTAATCCTATAAATTGCATTATTGAAATCAAAGATTAAAGACCATGAATATGGATAATTTTTTGATAGATTAGAGCAATGGAGAATAACATTAATATGAAAAGAATGCTATTTAATGCAACTAATCATGAAGAGATTAGAGTTGCTATTGTAGATGGTCAAAAATTAATAGATTTAGATATAGAAAGCTTTGGTCGTGAACAACGTAAAGGTAATATATACAAAGGTATTATTACTAGAATAGAACCTGGATTGGAAGCTTGTTTTGTAAATTATGGAGAAACACGACATGGTTTCTTACCGTTTAAAGAAATTACTAAAATTTATTTTCAAAAAAATTTAGACATTAAAAATCCGAAAATTCAAGAAGTTCTTATAGAAGGGCAAGATATTATTGTACAAGTCGAAAAAGAGGAAAGAGGTAATAAAGGTGCAGCATTAACAACTTTTATTTCTTTAGCTGGAAGATATTTAGTATTGATGCCAAATAATCCTAGAGGTGGTGGAATTTCTCGTAGATTAGAAGGAGCAGAACGACAAGAAATAAAGGATTTAATAGAAAAACTAAATATACCTCAAGGAATGAGTATAATAGCAAGAACTGCTGGAATTGGAAGAAATCTTGAAGAATTAGAATGGGACCTATCATATTTAATACAGTTATGGAATGCCATAGAAAAAGCTGCTTTAGATAATAAATCACCTGTATTAATATATTTAGAATCTAGTTTAGTTATAAGAGCTATTAGAGATTATTTTTCTCCAGATATAAATGAAATATTAGTAGATAAAGTAGAAATTGCTGAGCAAGCTAAGTCATTTATGAGTTTAGTAATGCCTGATAGTGCGAATAAAATACATATATATAGTGATGATATTCCGCTCTTTTCTAGATTTCAAATTGAACATCAAATAGAAACAGCTTACTCTGATTCTGTACAACTACCATCAGGTGGATCTATAGTAATAGATAAAACAGAAGCACTAGTAGCTATAGATGTAAATTCAGCTAAATCTACTCGTGGATCTGATATAGAAGAAACTGCATTACGTACAAATTTAGAAGCTACTGAAGAAGTAGCAAGACAATTACGATTAAGGGATTTAGGTGGATTAATTGTTATTGATTTTATCGATATGGAAGAAAATAAAAATCAAAGAGCAGTAGAACATAAATTAAAAGATTCTTTAAGCCTTGATCGTGCTAGAGTGCAAATGGGTAAAATTTCTAAATTTGGTTTAATAGAACTTTCTAGACAAAGATTGAAACCATCATTAATTGAAGGATCTCATATTAAATGTCCTAGATGTAATGGAATAGGTATTATTAGAGATGCTGAATCTAGTTCTTTGCAAGTATTAAGGCTAGTACAAGAAGAAGCAATGAAAGATGGTACTGCAATAGTACATGTTTATATACCTTTAGATGTAGCTGCATATTTATTAAATGAAAAACGTGCTGATATATCTGCAATAGAAAACAAATTATCTGTTAATTTATTATTCATTCCAAGTAAACAGCTAGAAACACCACATTATAAAATTGAAAGAATCAAACATGATGATCCATATTTGGATAACATCAAAACTAGTTCTGAATTAATAAATTCAGCTAATAACCTTTTAAAAGATAACAAAAAAAATGATATTAAATATCAACAAGAAGCTTTAGTTAAAAGTATTAATCATTTGAAACAAGCACCTATCAATAAAAGTAAAAGTATATTTATACAGAAAATAAAAAATGTTTTTTCATTTATTACACGCAAAAAATCTGTTAATTGTAATAATACAGGTATTAGTAATATAAATAAAAATAATTCTGATATTAATCATATAGAAAATATTAAACATTCAGCATCAAATATTTCTGAGCATGATAAAAAATCATATAAAAATTATATTAATAATTCAAATATATTAGTGAAAAATAATAATGAAACGAAAAGTAATAAATATAAATATATTCGTAATAATTTAGCATCTAAACAATCTGCAAGTTTAAATAAAGATAAAGATGAAAAATTTGAAAATTTTATAGATGATAAGATAGAAAATATTATACCAAAAAATAATATTAATAATTATGAAGAAAATAGTAAATTAAATAAATCTAATATTATAGAAACAGATAAAAAAATAAAAAAACATAAAAATAAAATTAATAAAAATAAAGTAGATATTGAAAAAAATCTTAATAAAAAAAATTATTTTAATAATAAAAAGAAATCTGTTAATAACGAATCTGAATCTAATTTAATATTAAATAACAATGATATTAATACTGTAAAAGAAAGTATTGAAAATTTTAATCAAGATAGCTTAAAATCTATTGAAAATGAAATAGTTAATACTAAAAAAGACGAAAAAATTAATAAAAATTTAAAAATGATAGAAACAAAAATAACAAGTGATAATGAAAATCTTATTGAAAAACAAACAATTATATTAGGAAGACCTAGAAAACAAAAAAATAAAAATATAAATCAATCTGATAAATTTATTCAAATTGAAACTTTAAATAAATAATAGAAATATTAATGAACATAAAAGATATCGTTTATCTTTCATATTCATTAATTAAATCAGTTATATTTTAATAGAAGAGATAATAAACTAATTAATTTTGATTTGATATCTCTTCTATCTATTATCATATCTATAATTCCTTTTTGTAAAAAAAATTCAGAATTTTGAAATTCATTAGATATTTTTTCTTTTGAAATTTGTGATACTGTTTTACTTCTTTTAAATTCTATTAATGCTTTTGGCTCTGCTATAATTATGTCTCCTAAAAAAGCAAAATTGGCTGTAACTTCACCAATAGTTGGATTAGATAATATACTAATATAAGGTAATTTAGCTTCAGAAAGTTTTGTTAAAATTGCGGCAATTTTCACCATTTGCATTAATGAAATTACACCTTCTTCAATACGAGCACCACTAGATGAAATTATGCATATAAATGGCATAAAATTGGATATAGCATACTCTACACCTAATCTAAATCTTTCGCCTACAGCAGATCCTATAGAACCATATATAAAATTAAAATCAAAACATGCTAGTACGATAGGTATATTTGATATTAAACCACTCATTACTATTAAAGCTTCTGTATTACCTGTTTTTATAATTGATTCTTTTAAAAGATCTGTATATCTATTAGTATCTGTATATCTATTCGTATTAGTAAATTTTAAAATATCTATAGAAGATATATGATTAGCTATTTCTAACCTGTTATTTTTTTCTAAAATTGAATTAATTCTATCTATAACGCTTATTTTCATATGAAATGAGCATTTAGGACATACATATAGATTTAATTTTAGATCCTCTTTATATAAGATAGATGCACATGATATACATTTTATCCATAAATCTTCTGATACTTTTCTATTGCTAATATTTATTGGAAAAATTTTATTTAACCAACTCATAAAGTACTACTTTTTGAGTTAATTTGAGCATGCATTGCTAGTTTAATAGTTTTAATAAAATTTTTTACTGCATCTATAGACATTTTGTTTTTTATATCTAGTGACATTGTTGTAGATATAGAGTTTTGCATTTCTTCTATTATTTTACTACCAATAACTATTGCATCTGCAATTTTACTAATATTGCAAGCAGTTTCTATATCTTTGATACCAAAACCAACACCTACTGGTATATTTACATATTTACGTATGAGATTTAATTTATTATATATTTCATTTATATTAATGTTTCCAGCTCCAGTTACACCTTTTAGAGAAACATAATATACATAACCTTTAGCAATATCAGAAATTAATTTAATACGTTTTTCGTCAGAAGTAGGTGATAATAAAAATATTGGATCAATATTTTTCTCTTTAAGTGCACTTGCAAAAGGCTTTATTTCTTCTAGTGAATAATCAACAATTAATACACCATCTACACCAACATAAGATGCTTGATTAATAAACTCTATTTGTCCTAAACGTTCAATAGAATTGGCATATCCCATTAAAACAATTGGAGTATTATAATCTTTTTCTCTGAAAAGTCTTACATATTCTAATACTTGTGGTAAATGTACATTATTATGAATAGCTCTTTCCATAGCATGCTGAATTGTTTTACCATCAGCCATAGGATCAGAAAAAGGAATCCCTAATTCTATAATATCAGCACCAGATGATACCATAGCATGCATTAAATCTACAGTAATGCTACTAGTTGGATCACCAGCCACTATATATGGAATTAATGCTGCTGATTTATTATGAATTTTTGAAAATGTTGATTTTATACGATCAGGTTTGTTATACATAATATTTACCAATTTTAAAGTTTAATGCCATCATAATCAGCTACCGTATGCATATCTTTGTCCCCTCTACCAGAAAGATTTACTAATATGATATTATCTTTTGGAAGATTAGGTGCAATCTTCACTGAATATGCAATTGCATGTGATGATTCTAGTGCTGGTATAATTCCTTCTATTTTACAACAATCATGAAATGCTTTAATGGCTTCATCATCTTTTATAGATTCATATCTTGCCCTACCAATATCTTTCAACCATGCATGTTCAGGACCTACTCCAGGATAATCCAAACCAGCTGAAATAGAATGAGTTTCAATAATTTGGCCATATTGATCTTGCATTAAATAAGTTCTATTACCATGAAGTACTCCAATAGAACCACCTTCTAAAGAAGCTGCATGTTTTCCTGTATCTATTCCACTTCCAGCTGCTTCTACTCCTATTAATTTTACATTTTTATATTTAATATAAGGATAAAAAATTCCAATAGCATTAGAACCTCCACCTACTGAGGCAACTATGTAATCAGGATGACGATTTATAATTTTAGGCATTTGTTCTAAACATTCATAACCTATAACAGATTGAAAATCACGTACCATTCTTGGATATGGATCAGGTCCTGCTACTGTACCTATTATATAAAAAGTATTTTCTATATTAGTTACCCAATCCCTCATAGCTTCGTTTAATGCATCTTTTAATGTTTTAGAACCTGATTCAACTGGTATAACTTTAGCTCCTAATAATTTCATTCTATAAACATTAGTTTCTTGTCTACGAATATCTTCACTACCCATATAAACACAACATTCCATACCATATCTAGCTGCTACAGTAGCTGTAGCAACTCCATGTTGACCAGCACCAGTCTCTGCAATAATTCTTTTTTTTCCCATTTTTTTTGCTAATAATATTTGTCCTATACAATTATTAACTTTATGTGCTCCTGTATGGTTTAAATCCTCTCTTTTGAACCAAATTTGTGCTCCATTTAAAATTTTAGACCATCTATCAGCATGATATAAAGGACTTGGACGTCCAACAAAATGTTTCAATTCATATTGAAATTCTTCTTGAAATTTAGAATCTAATTTACAAATATCATACATTGTACGCAATTCATTTAATGCATAAATTAATGTTTCAGGTACAAAAACACCACCATATGGACCAAAATGCCCATTTTCATCAGGATAATTATAAGATATCACTATACCTCCTAATAGATATTAAATAATTTAAAAAATTTTTCTTTACAGTAATATGTTATATGAAAATTATTTTCATATAACATATTATATTAAAATATTACATATTGAAGACTTTACGTAAATATTCTAAATAAGCATTATCATCACACATAATCTTTTCTGGATTATCAGATAATTTTGCTACAGGTTGTCCGTTACATTTAGTCATTTTCATTACTATTTGCAATGGTGTTACACCTATATCGTTGGTTAAATTGGTTCCTATACCAAAAGATAATTTACATCTTCCATAAAAATAAATAAATAATTCTATTGCTTTTGAAAAAGTTAATCCATCTGAAAAAACTAAAGTCTTAGTTTTGTTATCTACTTTATTTTTTTGATAATGCTCAATCAACATATCTCCCCATTTAAATGGATCACCTGAATCATGTCTAGCTCCATCAAAAAGTTTACAAAAATACATATCAAAATCTTTTAAAAAAGCATTCATACCATATACATCTGATAATGCTATACCTAAATCACCTCTGTATTCTTTAGCCCACATTTCAAAAGCAAATACTTGAGAATCTCTTAATCTAGGACCTAAAGCTTGACAAGCTTGTAAATATTCATGTCCCATAGTACCAACAGGAATCAAATTATATTTTTTAGATAGTAGTAAATTACTAGTTCCTAACAAATTATTTGGTATAGACGTTTGTAAAGTTTCTATAACCTCTTCATGCCATAATTTTGAAAACCTTCTTCTTGTACCATATTCAGCTATTTTAAAATTATTATGCAAAATTTTATTATTTTTTATTAATTGAATTTTGGATTGTAATCTTTTTCTACCTTCAGATAAATTTATATTAT comes from Candidatus Kinetoplastibacterium sorsogonicusi and encodes:
- a CDS encoding Maf family protein produces the protein MNKSQYKLILASSSQYRFNLLKKLNLNFEVILPNVDESAFYHPSPKKLSLILSIAKAHSVQKKLSNEQIIIGSDQVGVCDGKIIGKSYDFDKAVSQLKFLSNKILRFYTSVTVIRGKLQKSGTVMTKCKIKKLTTEEIEKYLKIDNPYDVAGSIKTESLGIVLIDKIESNDPTAVLGLPMIKLIKILSNFNIRAI
- a CDS encoding SAM-dependent methyltransferase, which codes for MKSIIHLIPMSISHLPPEYWMPKKTRNLISTIEHFIVEKPKTARALLKSIGIMKNIHDINIYNINDFIEYQKIKQFLNNLKFHNIGLISEAGCPAIADPGSLIISVAHSMNFIIKPHVGPSSIILGLMSSGMNGQNFCFRGYPPIKSDIRIKTLLNWEKESKLNNQTQIFIETPYRNESIFKTMIDILKEDTKLCIARYILSENEYIKTKSIKEWKNDYEQIVLNKMPVIFLFMSN
- the acpP gene encoding acyl carrier protein translates to MESIEQRINNIVAEQLGINKNEIKKEFSFVEDLGADSLDMVELVMGLEDAFEIEISDEDAEKITTVQQAVDYIKSKK
- the rpmF gene encoding 50S ribosomal protein L32; protein product: MAVQQNKKSPSKRGMHRSHDNLKIQALSIDSKTGELHLRHHISPNGLYKGRKIIEKKF
- a CDS encoding Do family serine endopeptidase, which translates into the protein MHNCNNYYGFIKYKILFILFTAIFFITNNLVLASNINNESKSKEINSAIPLDFTSIVEKVDSSVVNIRTITKTNKETNLLYNDPYEMFRWFFGPNFPNNIPIPDNQYIQPQQEEKSIPKGLGSGFFISNDGYILTNNHVIVDANEILVTLYDGREFKATVVGSDDRTDIALIKINIKKSNPLKIGNSNILKKGQWVLAIGSPFGLDFTVTAGIVSAIGRDTGDYLSFIQTDVAVNPGNSGGPLLNLNGEVVGINSQIISRNGGFMGISLSIPIDEAMRVADQIRKTGKVVRGKIGVQVSEISKEVAEAIELPRFGGALVSFVERGSPADQVGIQPGDVILTFNNLEIKKLSDLPRLVGQTNPGVSANIDIWRRGKLISFIVKVGEIKSDTVSKKEIHKKTINSNKPSNIILGLELEELSYELKAKLKINGGVYIENVSGVSLKAGLHKGDIITVINNTYITSVDHFNSVLEKINNIKKPIGLLVYRGDNAQWIIINPYK
- a CDS encoding Rne/Rng family ribonuclease — encoded protein: MKRMLFNATNHEEIRVAIVDGQKLIDLDIESFGREQRKGNIYKGIITRIEPGLEACFVNYGETRHGFLPFKEITKIYFQKNLDIKNPKIQEVLIEGQDIIVQVEKEERGNKGAALTTFISLAGRYLVLMPNNPRGGGISRRLEGAERQEIKDLIEKLNIPQGMSIIARTAGIGRNLEELEWDLSYLIQLWNAIEKAALDNKSPVLIYLESSLVIRAIRDYFSPDINEILVDKVEIAEQAKSFMSLVMPDSANKIHIYSDDIPLFSRFQIEHQIETAYSDSVQLPSGGSIVIDKTEALVAIDVNSAKSTRGSDIEETALRTNLEATEEVARQLRLRDLGGLIVIDFIDMEENKNQRAVEHKLKDSLSLDRARVQMGKISKFGLIELSRQRLKPSLIEGSHIKCPRCNGIGIIRDAESSSLQVLRLVQEEAMKDGTAIVHVYIPLDVAAYLLNEKRADISAIENKLSVNLLFIPSKQLETPHYKIERIKHDDPYLDNIKTSSELINSANNLLKDNKKNDIKYQQEALVKSINHLKQAPINKSKSIFIQKIKNVFSFITRKKSVNCNNTGISNINKNNSDINHIENIKHSASNISEHDKKSYKNYINNSNILVKNNNETKSNKYKYIRNNLASKQSASLNKDKDEKFENFIDDKIENIIPKNNINNYEENSKLNKSNIIETDKKIKKHKNKINKNKVDIEKNLNKKNYFNNKKKSVNNESESNLILNNNDINTVKESIENFNQDSLKSIENEIVNTKKDEKINKNLKMIETKITSDNENLIEKQTIILGRPRKQKNKNINQSDKFIQIETLNK
- a CDS encoding RluA family pseudouridine synthase — protein: MKNVQSDSNVSYKIVDIEYQNQRIDNFLFNKLKNIPKARIYKAIRSGEVRVNKSRISNTYKIQTNDIIRIPPIKSTINLSKINNYVVLENKNLPNTIYEDEYLLVINKPSGLAVHGGSGIKIGLIEQLRSFYCQYKFLELCHRIDRDTSGIVMIAKKRSFLLKIHELFRENYIKKYYVAIVNGNWVNKRQHIKLKLSKWLTKTGERRVKVDHEGKFSHTIVNLRKSYKDYSILDIELCTGRTHQIRVHLSHLGFPIIGDDKYNKYESDKISKRLYLHANKICFTHPISEKKIELIAPLPEEYSKFIK